In Phocoena sinus isolate mPhoSin1 chromosome 10, mPhoSin1.pri, whole genome shotgun sequence, a single genomic region encodes these proteins:
- the SGSM3 gene encoding small G protein signaling modulator 3 isoform X1 — MSGSHIPSASGPFSALTPSMWPQEILAKYTQKEEAMVQPEFCYDEFGFRVDKEGADGAPRPGQLLEDPPQRLRWQAHLEFTHNHDVGDLTWDKIAISLPRSEKLRSLVLAGVPHSMRPQLWMRLSGALQKKRNSELSYREIVKDSANDETVAAKQQIEKDLLRTMPSNACFAHVSSVGVPRLRRVLRALAWLYPEIGYCQGTGMVAACLLLFLEEEDAFWMMCAIIEDLLPASYFSTTLLGVQTDQRLLRHLIVQYLPRLDRLLQEHDIELSLITLHWFLTAFASVVHIRLLLRLWDLFFYEGSLVLFQATLGMLRLKEEELIQSENSASIFNTLSDIPSQMEDADLLLGEAMRLAGSLTDVAVESQRRKHLAYLLADQGQLLGASPAASLSQVVRRRTQRKKSGIASLLFGEDDLEALKAKNIKQTELVADLREAILRVARHFQCTDPKNCSVQELSPDYSMESHQRDHENYVACLRSHPRRAKALLDFERHDDDELGFRKNDIITIISQKDEHCWVGELNGLRGWFPAKFVEVLDERSKEYSIAGDDSVTEGVTDLVRGTLCPALKALFEHGLKKPSLLGGACHPWLFIEEAAGREVERDFDSVYSRLVLCKTYRLDEDGKVLTPEELLYRAVQSVNVTHDAAHAQMDVKLRSLICVGLNEQVLHLWLEVLCSSLPTVEKWYQPWSFLRSPGWVQIKCELRDPVTSRPPQTPWLPSPFLKQEENSPALASLGATPSCKVEGRTLSGALAGHRGRESGDTALGARVLVEGSRWQEQKVGARLSLLPSAPRGGLCPARVFTRGPRLAVLNKNLGRWSATSPLSGFAQEEGGEAEGSPASLIYK; from the exons ATGTCAG GAAGCCACATACCTTCTGCCAGTGGCCCCTTCTCAGCCCTGACTCCTAGCATGTGGCCTCAGGAGATCCTGGCCAAGTACACACAG AAGGAAGAGGCAATGGTGCAACCAGAGTTCTGCTATGATGAGTTCGGCTTCCGCGTGGACAAGGAAG GCGCAGACGGCGCCCCCCGCCCAGGCCAGCTGCTGGAGGACCCCCCCCAGAGGCTGCGCTGGCAGGCCCACCTGGAGTTCACCCACAACCACGACGTGGGAGACCTCACCTGGGACAAGATTGCCATCTCCCTGCCCCGCTCGGAGAAGCTCCGCTCCCTGGTGCTGGCCGGGGTGCCGCACAGCATGAGGCCGCAG CTGTGGATGCGGCTCTCCGGGGCCCTGCAGAAGAAGAGGAACTCCGAGCTGTCCTACCGAGAGATTGTGAAGGACAGCGCTAACGATGAGACCGTTGCTGCCAAGCAG CAGATTGAGAAGGACTTGCTCCGCACCATGCCCAGCAACGCCTGCTTCGCCCACGTGAGCAGCGTGGGTGTACCCCGCCTGCGCAGGGTGCTCCGAGCGCTGGCCTGGCTCTACCCGGAGATCGGCTACTGCCAGGGCACGGGCATG GTGGCTGCCTGCCTCCTGCtgttcctggaggaggaggatgcCTTCTGGATGATGTGCGCCATCATCGAGGACCTGCTCCCCGCCTCCTACTTCAGCACCACCCTGCTGGGCGTCCAGACCGACCAGCGGCTCCTGCGCCACCTCATCGTCCAGTACCTGCCTCGGCTGGACAGGCTGCTCCAGGAGCATGACATCG AGCTGTCCCTCATCACACTGCACTGGTTCCTCACGGCCTTCGCCAGCGTGGTGCACATCAGGCTGCTGCTGCGCCTCTGGGACCTGTTTTTCTACGAGGGCTCCCTGGTGCTGTTCCAGGCCACGCTGGGCATGCTGCGCCTCAAG GAGGAGGAGCTGATCCAGTCGGAGAACTCGGCCTCCATCTTCAACACGCTGTCGGACATACCGTCACAGATGGAGGACGCGGACCTGCTGCTGGGGGAGGCCATGCGGCTGGCGGGCTCCCTCACTGACGTGGCCGTGGAGAGCCAGCGCCGGAAGCACCTGGCCTACCTCCTAGCCGACCAGGGCCAGCTCCTGGGCGCCAGCCCTGCCGCCAGCCTCTCTCAG GTTGTCCGCCGCAGGACCCAGCGGAAGAAGTCTGGCATCGCGTCGCTGCTCTTCG gGGAGGACGACCTGGAGGCGCTCAAGGCCAAGAACATCAAGCAGACAGAGCTGGTGGCCGACCTCCGGGAAGCCATCCTGCGCGTGGCACGCCACTTCCAGTGCACAGACCCCAAGAACTGCAGTGTG cagGAGCTGAGCCCGGACTACAGCATGGAGAGCCACCAGAGGGACCACGAGAACTATGTGGCATGCTTGCGCAGCCACCCGCGCCGGGCCAAGGCCCTACTGGACTTCGAGCGCCACGATGATGACGAGCTGGGCTTCCGCAAGAACGACATCATTACG atcaTCTCCCAGAAGGACGAGCACTGCTGGGTGGGGGAGCTGAATGGCCTGAGAG GCTGGTTTCCAGCAAAGTTCGTGGAAGTCCTGGATGAGCGGAGCAAGGAG TACTCCATCGCGGGGGACGACTCTGTGACAGAGGGGGTCACGGACCTCGTGCGAGGGACCCTCTGCCCGGCCCTGAAGGCCCTGTTTGAACACGGACTGAAGAAGCCTTCCCTGCTTGGGGGCGCCTGCCACCCCTGGCTGTTCATCGAGGAG GCGGCGGGCCGGGAGGTTGAGAGAGACTTCGACTCGGTGTATTCGCGCCTAGTGCTGTGTAAGACGTACAG GTTGGATGAAGATGGCAAAGTCCTGACCCCAGAGGAGCTGCTCTACCGG GCCGTGCAGTCCGTTAATGTGACCCATGACGCTGCACACGCACAAATGGACGTCAAGCTCCGCTCCCTCATCTGCGTGGGGCTCAA TGAGCAGGTCCTGCACCTGTGGCTGGAGGTGCTCTGCTCCAGCCTGCCCACCGTGGAGAAGTGGTACCAGCCCTGGTCCTTCCTGCGCAGCCCTGGCTGGGTCCAGATCAAGTGCGAGCTGCG GGACCCTGTCACATCCAGGCCTCCCCAGACCCCTTGGCTACCAAGCCCCTTCCTCAAGCAAGAAGAGAACAGCCCGGCGCTGGCCAGCCTCGGGGCCACCCCAAGCTGCAAGGTCGAGGGGAGGACACTCTCGGGAGCTCTGGCTGGGCACCGTGGTAGGGAGTCCGGGGACACCGCCCTGGGTGCTAGAGTGCTGGTGGAGGGCAGCAGGTGGCAGGAGCAGAAGGTGGGGGCCCGGCTCAGCCTGTTACCCTCAGCACCTCGGGGAGGGCTCTGCCCTGCCAGGGTCTTTACCAGAGGCCCCAGGCTTGCTGTGCTGAACAAAAACCTTGGGAGGTGGAGCGCCACCTCTCCTCTGTCAGGTTTTGCtcaggaggagggtggggaggctgAAGGCTCCCCAGCCTCTTTGATTTACAAATAA
- the SGSM3 gene encoding small G protein signaling modulator 3 isoform X2 — protein MSGSHIPSASGPFSALTPSMWPQEILAKYTQKEEAMVQPEFCYDEFGFRVDKEGADGAPRPGQLLEDPPQRLRWQAHLEFTHNHDVGDLTWDKIAISLPRSEKLRSLVLAGVPHSMRPQLWMRLSGALQKKRNSELSYREIVKDSANDETVAAKQIEKDLLRTMPSNACFAHVSSVGVPRLRRVLRALAWLYPEIGYCQGTGMVAACLLLFLEEEDAFWMMCAIIEDLLPASYFSTTLLGVQTDQRLLRHLIVQYLPRLDRLLQEHDIELSLITLHWFLTAFASVVHIRLLLRLWDLFFYEGSLVLFQATLGMLRLKEEELIQSENSASIFNTLSDIPSQMEDADLLLGEAMRLAGSLTDVAVESQRRKHLAYLLADQGQLLGASPAASLSQVVRRRTQRKKSGIASLLFGEDDLEALKAKNIKQTELVADLREAILRVARHFQCTDPKNCSVELSPDYSMESHQRDHENYVACLRSHPRRAKALLDFERHDDDELGFRKNDIITIISQKDEHCWVGELNGLRGWFPAKFVEVLDERSKEYSIAGDDSVTEGVTDLVRGTLCPALKALFEHGLKKPSLLGGACHPWLFIEEAAGREVERDFDSVYSRLVLCKTYRLDEDGKVLTPEELLYRAVQSVNVTHDAAHAQMDVKLRSLICVGLNEQVLHLWLEVLCSSLPTVEKWYQPWSFLRSPGWVQIKCELRDPVTSRPPQTPWLPSPFLKQEENSPALASLGATPSCKVEGRTLSGALAGHRGRESGDTALGARVLVEGSRWQEQKVGARLSLLPSAPRGGLCPARVFTRGPRLAVLNKNLGRWSATSPLSGFAQEEGGEAEGSPASLIYK, from the exons ATGTCAG GAAGCCACATACCTTCTGCCAGTGGCCCCTTCTCAGCCCTGACTCCTAGCATGTGGCCTCAGGAGATCCTGGCCAAGTACACACAG AAGGAAGAGGCAATGGTGCAACCAGAGTTCTGCTATGATGAGTTCGGCTTCCGCGTGGACAAGGAAG GCGCAGACGGCGCCCCCCGCCCAGGCCAGCTGCTGGAGGACCCCCCCCAGAGGCTGCGCTGGCAGGCCCACCTGGAGTTCACCCACAACCACGACGTGGGAGACCTCACCTGGGACAAGATTGCCATCTCCCTGCCCCGCTCGGAGAAGCTCCGCTCCCTGGTGCTGGCCGGGGTGCCGCACAGCATGAGGCCGCAG CTGTGGATGCGGCTCTCCGGGGCCCTGCAGAAGAAGAGGAACTCCGAGCTGTCCTACCGAGAGATTGTGAAGGACAGCGCTAACGATGAGACCGTTGCTGCCAAGCAG ATTGAGAAGGACTTGCTCCGCACCATGCCCAGCAACGCCTGCTTCGCCCACGTGAGCAGCGTGGGTGTACCCCGCCTGCGCAGGGTGCTCCGAGCGCTGGCCTGGCTCTACCCGGAGATCGGCTACTGCCAGGGCACGGGCATG GTGGCTGCCTGCCTCCTGCtgttcctggaggaggaggatgcCTTCTGGATGATGTGCGCCATCATCGAGGACCTGCTCCCCGCCTCCTACTTCAGCACCACCCTGCTGGGCGTCCAGACCGACCAGCGGCTCCTGCGCCACCTCATCGTCCAGTACCTGCCTCGGCTGGACAGGCTGCTCCAGGAGCATGACATCG AGCTGTCCCTCATCACACTGCACTGGTTCCTCACGGCCTTCGCCAGCGTGGTGCACATCAGGCTGCTGCTGCGCCTCTGGGACCTGTTTTTCTACGAGGGCTCCCTGGTGCTGTTCCAGGCCACGCTGGGCATGCTGCGCCTCAAG GAGGAGGAGCTGATCCAGTCGGAGAACTCGGCCTCCATCTTCAACACGCTGTCGGACATACCGTCACAGATGGAGGACGCGGACCTGCTGCTGGGGGAGGCCATGCGGCTGGCGGGCTCCCTCACTGACGTGGCCGTGGAGAGCCAGCGCCGGAAGCACCTGGCCTACCTCCTAGCCGACCAGGGCCAGCTCCTGGGCGCCAGCCCTGCCGCCAGCCTCTCTCAG GTTGTCCGCCGCAGGACCCAGCGGAAGAAGTCTGGCATCGCGTCGCTGCTCTTCG gGGAGGACGACCTGGAGGCGCTCAAGGCCAAGAACATCAAGCAGACAGAGCTGGTGGCCGACCTCCGGGAAGCCATCCTGCGCGTGGCACGCCACTTCCAGTGCACAGACCCCAAGAACTGCAGTGTG GAGCTGAGCCCGGACTACAGCATGGAGAGCCACCAGAGGGACCACGAGAACTATGTGGCATGCTTGCGCAGCCACCCGCGCCGGGCCAAGGCCCTACTGGACTTCGAGCGCCACGATGATGACGAGCTGGGCTTCCGCAAGAACGACATCATTACG atcaTCTCCCAGAAGGACGAGCACTGCTGGGTGGGGGAGCTGAATGGCCTGAGAG GCTGGTTTCCAGCAAAGTTCGTGGAAGTCCTGGATGAGCGGAGCAAGGAG TACTCCATCGCGGGGGACGACTCTGTGACAGAGGGGGTCACGGACCTCGTGCGAGGGACCCTCTGCCCGGCCCTGAAGGCCCTGTTTGAACACGGACTGAAGAAGCCTTCCCTGCTTGGGGGCGCCTGCCACCCCTGGCTGTTCATCGAGGAG GCGGCGGGCCGGGAGGTTGAGAGAGACTTCGACTCGGTGTATTCGCGCCTAGTGCTGTGTAAGACGTACAG GTTGGATGAAGATGGCAAAGTCCTGACCCCAGAGGAGCTGCTCTACCGG GCCGTGCAGTCCGTTAATGTGACCCATGACGCTGCACACGCACAAATGGACGTCAAGCTCCGCTCCCTCATCTGCGTGGGGCTCAA TGAGCAGGTCCTGCACCTGTGGCTGGAGGTGCTCTGCTCCAGCCTGCCCACCGTGGAGAAGTGGTACCAGCCCTGGTCCTTCCTGCGCAGCCCTGGCTGGGTCCAGATCAAGTGCGAGCTGCG GGACCCTGTCACATCCAGGCCTCCCCAGACCCCTTGGCTACCAAGCCCCTTCCTCAAGCAAGAAGAGAACAGCCCGGCGCTGGCCAGCCTCGGGGCCACCCCAAGCTGCAAGGTCGAGGGGAGGACACTCTCGGGAGCTCTGGCTGGGCACCGTGGTAGGGAGTCCGGGGACACCGCCCTGGGTGCTAGAGTGCTGGTGGAGGGCAGCAGGTGGCAGGAGCAGAAGGTGGGGGCCCGGCTCAGCCTGTTACCCTCAGCACCTCGGGGAGGGCTCTGCCCTGCCAGGGTCTTTACCAGAGGCCCCAGGCTTGCTGTGCTGAACAAAAACCTTGGGAGGTGGAGCGCCACCTCTCCTCTGTCAGGTTTTGCtcaggaggagggtggggaggctgAAGGCTCCCCAGCCTCTTTGATTTACAAATAA
- the SGSM3 gene encoding small G protein signaling modulator 3 isoform X5, with protein sequence MSGSHIPSASGPFSALTPSMWPQEILAKYTQKEEAMVQPEFCYDEFGFRVDKEGADGAPRPGQLLEDPPQRLRWQAHLEFTHNHDVGDLTWDKIAISLPRSEKLRSLVLAGVPHSMRPQLWMRLSGALQKKRNSELSYREIVKDSANDETVAAKQQIEKDLLRTMPSNACFAHVSSVGVPRLRRVLRALAWLYPEIGYCQGTGMVAACLLLFLEEEDAFWMMCAIIEDLLPASYFSTTLLGVQTDQRLLRHLIVQYLPRLDRLLQEHDIELSLITLHWFLTAFASVVHIRLLLRLWDLFFYEGSLVLFQATLGMLRLKEEELIQSENSASIFNTLSDIPSQMEDADLLLGEAMRLAGSLTDVAVESQRRKHLAYLLADQGQLLGASPAASLSQVVRRRTQRKKSGIASLLFGEDDLEALKAKNIKQTELVADLREAILRVARHFQCTDPKNCSVELSPDYSMESHQRDHENYVACLRSHPRRAKALLDFERHDDDELGFRKNDIITIISQKDEHCWVGELNGLRGWFPAKFVEVLDERSKEYSIAGDDSVTEGVTDLVRGTLCPALKALFEHGLKKPSLLGGACHPWLFIEEAAGREVERDFDSVYSRLVLCKTYRLDEDGKVLTPEELLYRAVQSVNVTHDAAHAQMDVKLRSLICVGLNEQVLHLWLEVLCSSLPTVEKWYQPWSFLRSPGWVQIKCELRVLCCFAFSLSQDWELPAKREGPCHIQASPDPLATKPLPQARREQPGAGQPRGHPKLQGRGEDTLGSSGWAPW encoded by the exons ATGTCAG GAAGCCACATACCTTCTGCCAGTGGCCCCTTCTCAGCCCTGACTCCTAGCATGTGGCCTCAGGAGATCCTGGCCAAGTACACACAG AAGGAAGAGGCAATGGTGCAACCAGAGTTCTGCTATGATGAGTTCGGCTTCCGCGTGGACAAGGAAG GCGCAGACGGCGCCCCCCGCCCAGGCCAGCTGCTGGAGGACCCCCCCCAGAGGCTGCGCTGGCAGGCCCACCTGGAGTTCACCCACAACCACGACGTGGGAGACCTCACCTGGGACAAGATTGCCATCTCCCTGCCCCGCTCGGAGAAGCTCCGCTCCCTGGTGCTGGCCGGGGTGCCGCACAGCATGAGGCCGCAG CTGTGGATGCGGCTCTCCGGGGCCCTGCAGAAGAAGAGGAACTCCGAGCTGTCCTACCGAGAGATTGTGAAGGACAGCGCTAACGATGAGACCGTTGCTGCCAAGCAG CAGATTGAGAAGGACTTGCTCCGCACCATGCCCAGCAACGCCTGCTTCGCCCACGTGAGCAGCGTGGGTGTACCCCGCCTGCGCAGGGTGCTCCGAGCGCTGGCCTGGCTCTACCCGGAGATCGGCTACTGCCAGGGCACGGGCATG GTGGCTGCCTGCCTCCTGCtgttcctggaggaggaggatgcCTTCTGGATGATGTGCGCCATCATCGAGGACCTGCTCCCCGCCTCCTACTTCAGCACCACCCTGCTGGGCGTCCAGACCGACCAGCGGCTCCTGCGCCACCTCATCGTCCAGTACCTGCCTCGGCTGGACAGGCTGCTCCAGGAGCATGACATCG AGCTGTCCCTCATCACACTGCACTGGTTCCTCACGGCCTTCGCCAGCGTGGTGCACATCAGGCTGCTGCTGCGCCTCTGGGACCTGTTTTTCTACGAGGGCTCCCTGGTGCTGTTCCAGGCCACGCTGGGCATGCTGCGCCTCAAG GAGGAGGAGCTGATCCAGTCGGAGAACTCGGCCTCCATCTTCAACACGCTGTCGGACATACCGTCACAGATGGAGGACGCGGACCTGCTGCTGGGGGAGGCCATGCGGCTGGCGGGCTCCCTCACTGACGTGGCCGTGGAGAGCCAGCGCCGGAAGCACCTGGCCTACCTCCTAGCCGACCAGGGCCAGCTCCTGGGCGCCAGCCCTGCCGCCAGCCTCTCTCAG GTTGTCCGCCGCAGGACCCAGCGGAAGAAGTCTGGCATCGCGTCGCTGCTCTTCG gGGAGGACGACCTGGAGGCGCTCAAGGCCAAGAACATCAAGCAGACAGAGCTGGTGGCCGACCTCCGGGAAGCCATCCTGCGCGTGGCACGCCACTTCCAGTGCACAGACCCCAAGAACTGCAGTGTG GAGCTGAGCCCGGACTACAGCATGGAGAGCCACCAGAGGGACCACGAGAACTATGTGGCATGCTTGCGCAGCCACCCGCGCCGGGCCAAGGCCCTACTGGACTTCGAGCGCCACGATGATGACGAGCTGGGCTTCCGCAAGAACGACATCATTACG atcaTCTCCCAGAAGGACGAGCACTGCTGGGTGGGGGAGCTGAATGGCCTGAGAG GCTGGTTTCCAGCAAAGTTCGTGGAAGTCCTGGATGAGCGGAGCAAGGAG TACTCCATCGCGGGGGACGACTCTGTGACAGAGGGGGTCACGGACCTCGTGCGAGGGACCCTCTGCCCGGCCCTGAAGGCCCTGTTTGAACACGGACTGAAGAAGCCTTCCCTGCTTGGGGGCGCCTGCCACCCCTGGCTGTTCATCGAGGAG GCGGCGGGCCGGGAGGTTGAGAGAGACTTCGACTCGGTGTATTCGCGCCTAGTGCTGTGTAAGACGTACAG GTTGGATGAAGATGGCAAAGTCCTGACCCCAGAGGAGCTGCTCTACCGG GCCGTGCAGTCCGTTAATGTGACCCATGACGCTGCACACGCACAAATGGACGTCAAGCTCCGCTCCCTCATCTGCGTGGGGCTCAA TGAGCAGGTCCTGCACCTGTGGCTGGAGGTGCTCTGCTCCAGCCTGCCCACCGTGGAGAAGTGGTACCAGCCCTGGTCCTTCCTGCGCAGCCCTGGCTGGGTCCAGATCAAGTGCGAGCTGCG GGTCCTTTGCTGCTTTGCCTTTAGCCTCTCCCAAGACTGGGAACTTCCTGCCAAGAGAGAG GGACCCTGTCACATCCAGGCCTCCCCAGACCCCTTGGCTACCAAGCCCCTTCCTCAAGCAAGAAGAGAACAGCCCGGCGCTGGCCAGCCTCGGGGCCACCCCAAGCTGCAAGGTCGAGGGGAGGACACTCTCGGGAGCTCTGGCTGGGCACCGTGGTAG
- the SGSM3 gene encoding small G protein signaling modulator 3 isoform X6, translating to MSGSHIPSASGPFSALTPSMWPQEILAKYTQKEEAMVQPEFCYDEFGFRVDKEGADGAPRPGQLLEDPPQRLRWQAHLEFTHNHDVGDLTWDKIAISLPRSEKLRSLVLAGVPHSMRPQLWMRLSGALQKKRNSELSYREIVKDSANDETVAAKQIEKDLLRTMPSNACFAHVSSVGVPRLRRVLRALAWLYPEIGYCQGTGMVAACLLLFLEEEDAFWMMCAIIEDLLPASYFSTTLLGVQTDQRLLRHLIVQYLPRLDRLLQEHDIELSLITLHWFLTAFASVVHIRLLLRLWDLFFYEGSLVLFQATLGMLRLKEEELIQSENSASIFNTLSDIPSQMEDADLLLGEAMRLAGSLTDVAVESQRRKHLAYLLADQGQLLGASPAASLSQVVRRRTQRKKSGIASLLFGEDDLEALKAKNIKQTELVADLREAILRVARHFQCTDPKNCSVQELSPDYSMESHQRDHENYVACLRSHPRRAKALLDFERHDDDELGFRKNDIITIISQKDEHCWVGELNGLRGWFPAKFVEVLDERSKEYSIAGDDSVTEGVTDLVRGTLCPALKALFEHGLKKPSLLGGACHPWLFIEEAAGREVERDFDSVYSRLVLCKTYRLDEDGKVLTPEELLYRAVQSVNVTHDAAHAQMDVKLRSLICVGLNEQVLHLWLEVLCSSLPTVEKWYQPWSFLRSPGWVQIKCELRVLCCFAFSLSQDWELPAKREEEKQPLKEGVQDMLVKHHLFSWDIDG from the exons ATGTCAG GAAGCCACATACCTTCTGCCAGTGGCCCCTTCTCAGCCCTGACTCCTAGCATGTGGCCTCAGGAGATCCTGGCCAAGTACACACAG AAGGAAGAGGCAATGGTGCAACCAGAGTTCTGCTATGATGAGTTCGGCTTCCGCGTGGACAAGGAAG GCGCAGACGGCGCCCCCCGCCCAGGCCAGCTGCTGGAGGACCCCCCCCAGAGGCTGCGCTGGCAGGCCCACCTGGAGTTCACCCACAACCACGACGTGGGAGACCTCACCTGGGACAAGATTGCCATCTCCCTGCCCCGCTCGGAGAAGCTCCGCTCCCTGGTGCTGGCCGGGGTGCCGCACAGCATGAGGCCGCAG CTGTGGATGCGGCTCTCCGGGGCCCTGCAGAAGAAGAGGAACTCCGAGCTGTCCTACCGAGAGATTGTGAAGGACAGCGCTAACGATGAGACCGTTGCTGCCAAGCAG ATTGAGAAGGACTTGCTCCGCACCATGCCCAGCAACGCCTGCTTCGCCCACGTGAGCAGCGTGGGTGTACCCCGCCTGCGCAGGGTGCTCCGAGCGCTGGCCTGGCTCTACCCGGAGATCGGCTACTGCCAGGGCACGGGCATG GTGGCTGCCTGCCTCCTGCtgttcctggaggaggaggatgcCTTCTGGATGATGTGCGCCATCATCGAGGACCTGCTCCCCGCCTCCTACTTCAGCACCACCCTGCTGGGCGTCCAGACCGACCAGCGGCTCCTGCGCCACCTCATCGTCCAGTACCTGCCTCGGCTGGACAGGCTGCTCCAGGAGCATGACATCG AGCTGTCCCTCATCACACTGCACTGGTTCCTCACGGCCTTCGCCAGCGTGGTGCACATCAGGCTGCTGCTGCGCCTCTGGGACCTGTTTTTCTACGAGGGCTCCCTGGTGCTGTTCCAGGCCACGCTGGGCATGCTGCGCCTCAAG GAGGAGGAGCTGATCCAGTCGGAGAACTCGGCCTCCATCTTCAACACGCTGTCGGACATACCGTCACAGATGGAGGACGCGGACCTGCTGCTGGGGGAGGCCATGCGGCTGGCGGGCTCCCTCACTGACGTGGCCGTGGAGAGCCAGCGCCGGAAGCACCTGGCCTACCTCCTAGCCGACCAGGGCCAGCTCCTGGGCGCCAGCCCTGCCGCCAGCCTCTCTCAG GTTGTCCGCCGCAGGACCCAGCGGAAGAAGTCTGGCATCGCGTCGCTGCTCTTCG gGGAGGACGACCTGGAGGCGCTCAAGGCCAAGAACATCAAGCAGACAGAGCTGGTGGCCGACCTCCGGGAAGCCATCCTGCGCGTGGCACGCCACTTCCAGTGCACAGACCCCAAGAACTGCAGTGTG cagGAGCTGAGCCCGGACTACAGCATGGAGAGCCACCAGAGGGACCACGAGAACTATGTGGCATGCTTGCGCAGCCACCCGCGCCGGGCCAAGGCCCTACTGGACTTCGAGCGCCACGATGATGACGAGCTGGGCTTCCGCAAGAACGACATCATTACG atcaTCTCCCAGAAGGACGAGCACTGCTGGGTGGGGGAGCTGAATGGCCTGAGAG GCTGGTTTCCAGCAAAGTTCGTGGAAGTCCTGGATGAGCGGAGCAAGGAG TACTCCATCGCGGGGGACGACTCTGTGACAGAGGGGGTCACGGACCTCGTGCGAGGGACCCTCTGCCCGGCCCTGAAGGCCCTGTTTGAACACGGACTGAAGAAGCCTTCCCTGCTTGGGGGCGCCTGCCACCCCTGGCTGTTCATCGAGGAG GCGGCGGGCCGGGAGGTTGAGAGAGACTTCGACTCGGTGTATTCGCGCCTAGTGCTGTGTAAGACGTACAG GTTGGATGAAGATGGCAAAGTCCTGACCCCAGAGGAGCTGCTCTACCGG GCCGTGCAGTCCGTTAATGTGACCCATGACGCTGCACACGCACAAATGGACGTCAAGCTCCGCTCCCTCATCTGCGTGGGGCTCAA TGAGCAGGTCCTGCACCTGTGGCTGGAGGTGCTCTGCTCCAGCCTGCCCACCGTGGAGAAGTGGTACCAGCCCTGGTCCTTCCTGCGCAGCCCTGGCTGGGTCCAGATCAAGTGCGAGCTGCG GGTCCTTTGCTGCTTTGCCTTTAGCCTCTCCCAAGACTGGGAACTTCCTGCCAAGAGAGAG GAGGAGAAGCAGCCCCTGAAGGAGGGCGTCCAGGACATGCTGGTGAAGCACCACCTTTTCAGCTGGGACATAGACGGGTGA